The Antedon mediterranea chromosome 11, ecAntMedi1.1, whole genome shotgun sequence genome window below encodes:
- the LOC140063015 gene encoding MAM and LDL-receptor class A domain-containing protein 1-like has translation MDRRLKLVLLVAVSGALANVSTDTSNPSVMSYNDTVNCDFDLGLCGYTQDTDDEFDWTRRNRPTGTVDTGPPADHTTGNGTGYYMYIETSSPIKKHWSARLKSPMVDGPRSNSCLQFYYHMYGLRIGTLNVIMTKTANDVQVIWTKSGDKGNRWFQGLVDIPMMTDDFRITFEGIRGEGIYADIAIDDIKLLNESCFIGHSCDFEADRCLDQVTNDDFNWRRISGSTGSTNTGPSTDHTTGTSAGFYIYVETSAPRRPKEVAKISTPRIRTGSAACLTFWYHMYGVHVDTLNVVVNSTQGDISNKIWSKTGNRGNVWRPAEVTINDVGDDYKVIFEGIVGISFQGDIAIDDVTVADYSCTSSNNGTSNVVIGISCTFEEPEICGYTQDTSDDFNWIWQNYATGTLGTGPSSDHTLGTGLGFYVFIETSLPNKLGDTARLISPYQNSTVSSYCVEFWYHMYGPTVEELKVFLKYKGETLSNKITDLEGNFGDYWHRETVVIQPTKQFAIVFEGMAGEARFGDIAIDDVHIYEQTCPTLITTPLPPTDPPTVYDDGNCNFEDGWCDYTQEIYDDFDWSRKRGSTSSFGTGPSTDHTYNNATGYYIYIETSIQSYDARARLYSPLIAKSANSMCVQFWCHMFGNTVDFLNIYVMNRKNEYILPIDALLSVYGDHGDKWFSQQFEVKPTTDNFYIVFEGIQGKSFTGDIAIDDIQFTRSACPPTTSPPVLLESFCDFDFGYEPCGYTQETENDQFDWTLTYGETPSDGTGPTNDHTRGNELGRYIYIESSQPRRPLETAVIRSPTMDGTATVPCLQFWYHMYGMNVGTLTVFKEEPGFEPTRLWWRGGDQGNEWIEAKINIPPYSYFQVSFEASVGSQHSDIALDDIRVSPHPCGTHLATPTPAQQIGEEKCDFENGPDACGIVQLEDTDQFDWEYFDAKHHFGITDLPSK, from the exons GTTACTACATGTATATAGAAACATCGTCTCCTATTAAGAAACATTGGAGTGCGAGACTTAAGTCGCCTATGGTAGATGGACCAAGATCTAATTCATGTCTTCAGTTCTACTATCACATGTATGGTCTCAGGATCGGAACACTGAACGTGATTATGACGAAAACGGCGAATGACGTCCAAGTCATATGGACCAAATCTGGTGACAAAGGCAATCGGTGGTTTCAGGGGTTGGTAGATATACCAATGATGACAGATGACTTTCGG ataacATTTGAGGGAATAAGAGGGGAAGGAATATACGCAGATATTGCAATTGATGATATCAAGTTGCTGAACGAAAGCTGTTttattg GTCATTCGTGTGACTTTGAAGCTGATAGATGTCTTGATCAAGTTACTAACGATGATTTTAATTGGAGAAGAATATCCGGAAGTACTGGTTCTACCAATACTGGACCATCAACTGACCACACGACGGGAACAAGTGCAG gGTTTTACATTTACGTTGAAACGAGTGCACCCAGGCGCCCTAAAGAAGTAGCCAAAATATCAACTCCAAGAATTCGCACAGGATCTGCAGCATGCCTCACATTTTGGTACCACATGTATGGTGTACACGTCGACACACTCAATGTGGTCGTGAATTCAACACAGGGAGATATTTCCAACAAGATCTGGTCCAAGACAGGAAACCGTGGAAATGTTTGGAGACCGGCTGAAGTTACAATCAATGACGTGGGTGATGATTATAAG GTAATTTTTGAAGGTATAGTTGGCATAAGTTTTCAAGGTGATATTGCAATTGATGACGTCACCGTAGCTGATTATTCATGCACGTCATCAAATAATG GAACAAGTAATGTTGTAATAGGAATCAGTTGTACGTTTGAGGAACCAGAAATATGCGGATATACCCAGGATACTAGTGACGACTTCAATTGGATTTGGCAAAACTATGCGACAGGAACACTTGGTACTGGTCCATCGTCTGATCATACCCTTGGCACTGGTCTTG GTTTCTATGTGTTCATTGAAACGTCGTTGCCAAACAAACTTGGAGACACAGCTCGATTAATATCCCCGTATCAAAACAGCACAGTTTCATCATATTGCGTAGAATTCTGGTACCACATGTACGGGCCTACAGTTGAGGAACTAAAAGTTTTCTTGAAATATAAAGGCGAGACATTAAGCAATAAAATAACTGACTTGGAGGGAAATTTTGGAGATTATTGGCACAGAGAGACTGTTGTTATTCAACCAACAAAACAATTTGCT ATTGTGTTCGAAGGCATGGCTGGCGAGGCTAGGTTTGGTGATATTGCGATAGACGATGTACACATTTATGAACAAACCTGTCCGACAC TCATAACTACCCCATTACCACCAACTGATCCACCTACTGTGTATGATGACGGAAACTGCAATTTTGAAGATGGTTGGTGCGACTACACCCAAGAAATATACGATGATTTTGATTGGTCAAGGAAAAGGGGAAGCACATCATCTTTTGGAACTGGTCCATCGACCGATCACACTTACAATAATGCAACCG GTTATTACATTTACATCGAAACATCTATACAATCCTATGACGCAAGAGCTCGCTTGTACTCTCCACTAATTGCTAAATCTGCCAACTCAATGTGTGTACAGTTTTGGTGTCACATGTTTGGAAACACAGTTGATTTTCTGAATATCTACGTCATGAATCGCAAGAATGAGTACATACTGCCAATTGATGCGTTACTCTCTGTGTACGGTGATCATGGAGATAAATGGTTCAGTCAGCAATTTGAAGTTAAACCGACCACAGACAACTTCTAC ATTGTGTTTGAAGGCATCCAAGGTAAAAGTTTTACTGGAGACATTGCGATAGATGATATTCAGTTTACAAGATCAGCCTGTCCACCAA CGACGTCACCGCCAGTTTTGTTGGAATCGTTTTGTGATTTTGATTTTGGATATGAACCATGTGGATACACTCAGGAAACCGAAAATGACCAATTCGACTGGACATTAACATATGGTGAAACACCAAGTGATGGAACCGGACCAACGAATGACCATACAAGAGGAAATGAACTTG gtCGTTACATCTACATCGAATCTTCACAACCACGGAGGCCATTAGAAACGGCTGTTATCCGCAGTCCCACAATGGACGGCACTGCTACGGTACCATGCTTACAGTTCTGGTACCACATGTACGGAATGAACGTTGGCACGCTGACAGTGTTCAAAGAGGAGCCTGGGTTCGAACCGACACGGCTGTGGTGGAGAGGTGGTGATCAGGGCAACGAGTGGATCGAAGCTAAAATTAACATACCACCTTATTCATATTTCCAA GTATCATTCGAAGCAAGTGTTGGGTCGCAGCATAGTGATATTGCATTAGATGATATACGAGTATCTCCCCATCCCTGTGGTACACACCTTGCCACACCAACACCGGCGCAACAAATTGGTGAGGAGAAGTGTGATTTTGAAAACGGACCCGACGCATGTGGAATAGTACAGTTAGAAGATACGGACCAATTTGACTGGGAGTATTTTGATGCGAAACATCATTTTGGCATCACAGATTTGCCAAGTAAGTGA
- the LOC140062131 gene encoding uncharacterized protein, translated as MSMDYILRYDPSLKIMIYSNEETTRKHIFTITGSESYYWNNTIIEIPKAPLFSILIEAVIGEEDRGILAIDNIMIDSSICTGGGDSDDGSGSVVFIVVGVVLGIVAVFTVVLSFWFYKRRQQSYASNATTGITSVGYKETTNDVAVLVASEMNVDNPLYNQQGNGASTNSSKA; from the exons ATGTCAATGGATTATATTTTACGATATGATCCGTCTCTCAAGATAATGATTTACAGTAATGAAGAAACTACAAGGAAgcatatatttacaataacagGATCAGAATCGTACTACTGGAACAATACAATTATAGAAATTCCAAAGGCTCCTTTATTCTCC ATTCTCATCGAAGCTGTTATTGGTGAAGAAGATCGTGGAATACTAGCAATTGATAATATCATGATAGATAGTAGTATTTGCACAGGGGGAGGAGATTCAG ATGACGGTTCAGGCAGTGTTGTCTTCATCGTCGTCGGTGTTGTATTAGGAATCGTTGCCGTTTTCACTGTCGTCCTCAGTTTTTGGTTTTATAAGCGTCGACAGCAATCGTACGCATCAAATGCCACTACTGGGATAACATCAGTGGGTTATAAGGAGACCACGAATGACGTGGCTGTGTTGGTAGCTTCCGAGATGAATGTCGACAACCCGCTGTACAACCAGCAAGGCAATGGTGCTTCTACTAATTCTTCAAAAgcataa